One region of Gorilla gorilla gorilla isolate KB3781 chromosome 15, NHGRI_mGorGor1-v2.1_pri, whole genome shotgun sequence genomic DNA includes:
- the RNF31 gene encoding E3 ubiquitin-protein ligase RNF31 isoform X2 has product MPGEKEERAFLVAREELASALRRDSGQAFSLEQLRPLLASSLPLAARYLQLDAARLVRCNAHGEPRNYLNTLSTALNILEKYGRNLLSPQRPRYWRGVKFNNPVFRSTVDAVQGGRDVLRLYGYTEEQPDGLSFPEGQEEPDEHQVATVTLEVLLLRTELSLLLQNTHPRQQALEQLLEDKVEDDMLQLSEFDPLLREIAPGPLTTPSVPGSTPGPCFLCGSAPGTLHCPSCKQALCPACDHLFHGHPSRAHHLRQTLPGVLQGTHLSPSLPASAQPRPQSTSLLALGDSSLSSPNPASARLPWHCAACAMLNEPWAVLCVACDRPRGCKGLGLGTEGPQGTGGLEPDLARGRWACQSCTFENEAAAVLCSICERPRLAQPPSLVVDSRDAGICLQPLQQGDALLASAQSQVWYCIHCTFCNSSPGWVCVMCNRTSSPIPVQHAPRPYASSLEKGPPKPGPPRRLSAPLPSSCGDPEKQRQDKMREEGLQLVSMIQEARRAWLDRHGNLDEAVEECVRTRRRKVQELQSLGFGPEEGSLQALFQHGGDVSRALTELQRQRLEPFRQRLWDSGPEPTPSWDGPDKQSLVRRLLAVYALPSWGRAELALSLLQETPRNYELGDVVEAVRHSQDRAFLRRLLAQECAVCGWALPHNRMQSLTSCECTICPDCFRQHFTIALKEKHITDMVCPACGRPDLTDDTQLLSYFSTLDIQLRESLEPDAYALFHKKLTEGVLMRDPKFLWCAQCSFGFIYEREQLEATCPQCHQTFCVRCKRQWEEQHRGRSCEDFQNWKRMNDPEYQAQGLAMYLQENGIDCPKCKFSYALARGGCMHFHCTQCRHQFCSGCYNAFYAKNKCPEPNCRVKKSLHGHHPRDCLFYLRDWTALRLQKLLQDNNVMFNTEPPAGARAVPGGGCRVMEQKEVPNGLRDEACGKETPAGYAGLCQAHYKEYLVSLINAHSLDPATLYEVEELETATERYLHVRPQPLAGEDPPAYQARLLQKLTEEVPLGQSIPRRRK; this is encoded by the exons ATGCCGGGGGAGAAAGAGGAGCGGGCCTTCCTGGTGGCCCGCGAGGAGCTGGCGAGCGCCCTGAGGAGGGATTCCGGGCAGGCGTTTTCCCTGGAGCAGCTCCGGCCGCTACTAGCCAGCTCTCTACCGCTAGCCGCCCGCTACCTGCAGCTGGACGCCGCACGCCTTGTCCGCTGCAACGCTCATGGGGAG CCCCGAAACTACCTCAACACCCTGTCCACGGCTCTGAACATCCTGGAGAAATATGGCCGCAACCTTCTCAGCCCTCAGCGGCCTCGGTACTGGCGCGGTGTCAAGTTTAATAACCCTGTCTTTCGCAGCACGGTGGATGCTGTGCAG GGGGGCCGAGATGTGCTGCGATTATATGGCTACACAGAGGAGCAACCAGATGGGTTGAGCTTCCCCGAAGGGCAGGAGGAGCCAGATGAGCACCAGGTTGCTACAGTCACACTGGAAGTACTGCTGCTTCGGACAGAGCTCAGCCTGCTATTGCAG AATACTCATCCAAGACAGCAGGCACTGGAGCAGCTGTTGGAAGACAAGGTTGAAGATGAT ATGCTGCAGCTTTCAGAATTTGACCCCCTATTGAGAGAGATTGCTCCTGGCCCCCTCACCACACCCTCTGTCCCAG GCTCCACTCCTGGTCCCTGCTTCCTCTGTGGTTCTGCCCCAGGCACACTGCACTGCCCATCCTGTAAACAGGCCCTGTGTCCAGCCTGTGACCACCTGTTCCATGGACACCCATCCCGTGCTCATCACCTCCGCCAGACCCTGCCTGGGGTCCTGCAGGGTACCCACCTGAGCCCCAG TTTACCTGCCTCAGCCCAACCACGGCCCCAGTCGACCTCCCTGCTGGCCCTGGGAGACAGCTCTCTTTCTTCCCCTAATCCTGCAAGTGCTCGTTTGCCTTGGCACTGTGCTGCCTGTGCCATGCTAAATGAGCCTTGGGCAGTGCTCTGTGTGGCCTGTGATCGGCCCCGAGGCTGTAAGGGGTTGGGGTTGGGAACTGAGGGTCCCCAAGGAACTGGAGGCCTAGAACCTGATCTTGCACGGGGTCGGTGGGCCTGCCAGAGCTGTACCTTTGAGAATGAGGCAGCTGCTGTGCTCTGTTCCATATGTGAGCGACCTCGGCTGGCCCAGCCTCCCAGCTTGGTGGTGGATTCCCGAGATGCTGGCATTTGCCTGCAACCCCTTCAG CAGGGGGATGCTTTGCTGGCCTCTGCCCAGAGTCAAGTCTGGTACTGTATTCACTGTACCTTCTGCAACTCGAGCCCTGGCTGGGTGTGTGTTATGTGCAACCGGACTAGTAGCCCCATTCCAGTACAACATGCCCCCCGGCCCTATGCCAGCTCTTTGGAAAAGGGACCCCCCAAGCCTGGGCCCCCACGACGCCTTAGTGCCCCCCTGCCCAGTTCCTGTGGAGATCCTGAGAAGCAGCGCCAAGACAAGATGCGGGAGGAAGGCCTCCAGCTAGTGAGCATGATCCAG GAGGCCCGGAGAGCCTGGCTGGATCGTCATGGCAACCTTGATGAAGCTGTGGAGGAGTGTGTGAGGACCAGGCGAAGGAAG GTGCAGGAGCTCCAGTCTCTAGGCTTTGGGCCTGAGGAGGGGTCTCTCCAGGCATTGTTCCAGCACGGAGGTGATGTGTCACGGGCCCTGACTGAGCTACAGCGCCAACGCCTAGAGCCCTTCCGCCAGCGCCTCTGGGACAGTGGCCCTGAGCCCACCCCTTCCTGGGATGGGCCGGACAAGCAG AGCCTGGTCAGGCGGCTTTTGGCAGTCTACGCACTCCCCAGCTGGGGCCGGGCAGAGCTGGCACTGTCACTGCTGCAGGAGACACCCAGGAACTATGAGTTGGGGGATGTGGTAGAAGCTGTGAGGCACAGCCAGGACCGGGCCTTCCTGCGCCGCTTGCTTGCCCAGGAGTGTGCCGTGTGTGGCTGGGCCCTGCCCCACAACCGG ATGCAGTCCCTGACTTCCTGTGAGTGCACCATCTGTCCTGACTGCTTCCGCCAGCACTTCACCATCGCCTTGAAGGAGAAGCACATCACAGACATGGTGTGCCCTGCCTGTGGCCGCCCCGACCTCACCGATGACACACAGTTGCTCAGCTACTTCTCTACCCTTGACATCCAG CTTCGAGAGAGCCTAGAGCCAGATGCCTATGCATTGTTCCATAAGAAGCTGACCGAGGGTGTGCTGATGCGGGACCCCAAGTTCTTGTGGTGTGCCCAG TGCTCCTTTGGCTTCATATATGAGCGTGAGCAGCTGGAGGCAACTTGTCCCCAGTGTCACCAGACCTTCTGTGTGCGCTGCAAGCGCCAG TGGGAGGAGCAGCACCGAGGTCGGAGCTGTGAGGACTTCCAGAACTGGAAACGCATGAACGACCCAGAATACCAGGCCCAAGGCCTAGCAATGTATCTTCAGGAAAACGGCATTG ACTGCCCCAAATGCAAGTTCTCGTACGCCCTGGCCCGAGGAGGCTGCATGCACTTTCACTGTACCCAGTGCCGCCACCAGTTCTGCAGCGGCTGCTACAATGCCTTTTACGCCAAGAAT AAATGTCCAGAGCCTAACTGCAGGGTGAAAAAGTCCCTGCACGGCCACCACCCTCGAGACTGCCTCTTCTACCTGCGGGACTGGACTGCTCTCCGGCTTCAGAAGCTGCTACAG GACAATAACGTCATGTTTAATACAGAGCCTCCAGCTGGGGCCCGGGCAGTCCCTGGAG GCGGCTGCCGAGTGATGGAGCAGAAGGAGGTTCCCAATGGGCTCAGGGACGAAGCTTGTGGCAAGGAAACTCCAGCTGGCTATGCTGGCCTGTGCCA GGCACACTACAAAGAGTATCTTGTGAGCCTCATCAATGCCCACTCGCTGGACCCAGCCACCTTGTATGAGGTGGAAGAGCTGGAGACGGCCACTGAGCGCTACCTGCACGTACGCCCCCAGCCTTTGGCTGGAGAGGATCCCCCTGCTTACCAGGCCCGCTTGTTACAG AAGCTGACAGAAGAGGTACCCTTGGGACAGAGTATCCCCCGCAGGCGGAAGTAG
- the RNF31 gene encoding E3 ubiquitin-protein ligase RNF31 isoform X1, protein MPGEKEERAFLVAREELASALRRDSGQAFSLEQLRPLLASSLPLAARYLQLDAARLVRCNAHGEPRNYLNTLSTALNILEKYGRNLLSPQRPRYWRGVKFNNPVFRSTVDAVQGGRDVLRLYGYTEEQPDGLSFPEGQEEPDEHQVATVTLEVLLLRTELSLLLQNTHPRQQALEQLLEDKVEDDMLQLSEFDPLLREIAPGPLTTPSVPGSTPGPCFLCGSAPGTLHCPSCKQALCPACDHLFHGHPSRAHHLRQTLPGVLQGTHLSPSLPASAQPRPQSTSLLALGDSSLSSPNPASARLPWHCAACAMLNEPWAVLCVACDRPRGCKGLGLGTEGPQGTGGLEPDLARGRWACQSCTFENEAAAVLCSICERPRLAQPPSLVVDSRDAGICLQPLQQGDALLASAQSQVWYCIHCTFCNSSPGWVCVMCNRTSSPIPVQHAPRPYASSLEKGPPKPGPPRRLSAPLPSSCGDPEKQRQDKMREEGLQLVSMIQEGEAAGACPEEIFSALQYSGTEVPLQWLRSELPYVLEMVAELAGQQDPGLGAFSCQEARRAWLDRHGNLDEAVEECVRTRRRKVQELQSLGFGPEEGSLQALFQHGGDVSRALTELQRQRLEPFRQRLWDSGPEPTPSWDGPDKQSLVRRLLAVYALPSWGRAELALSLLQETPRNYELGDVVEAVRHSQDRAFLRRLLAQECAVCGWALPHNRMQSLTSCECTICPDCFRQHFTIALKEKHITDMVCPACGRPDLTDDTQLLSYFSTLDIQLRESLEPDAYALFHKKLTEGVLMRDPKFLWCAQCSFGFIYEREQLEATCPQCHQTFCVRCKRQWEEQHRGRSCEDFQNWKRMNDPEYQAQGLAMYLQENGIDCPKCKFSYALARGGCMHFHCTQCRHQFCSGCYNAFYAKNKCPEPNCRVKKSLHGHHPRDCLFYLRDWTALRLQKLLQDNNVMFNTEPPAGARAVPGGGCRVMEQKEVPNGLRDEACGKETPAGYAGLCQAHYKEYLVSLINAHSLDPATLYEVEELETATERYLHVRPQPLAGEDPPAYQARLLQKLTEEVPLGQSIPRRRK, encoded by the exons ATGCCGGGGGAGAAAGAGGAGCGGGCCTTCCTGGTGGCCCGCGAGGAGCTGGCGAGCGCCCTGAGGAGGGATTCCGGGCAGGCGTTTTCCCTGGAGCAGCTCCGGCCGCTACTAGCCAGCTCTCTACCGCTAGCCGCCCGCTACCTGCAGCTGGACGCCGCACGCCTTGTCCGCTGCAACGCTCATGGGGAG CCCCGAAACTACCTCAACACCCTGTCCACGGCTCTGAACATCCTGGAGAAATATGGCCGCAACCTTCTCAGCCCTCAGCGGCCTCGGTACTGGCGCGGTGTCAAGTTTAATAACCCTGTCTTTCGCAGCACGGTGGATGCTGTGCAG GGGGGCCGAGATGTGCTGCGATTATATGGCTACACAGAGGAGCAACCAGATGGGTTGAGCTTCCCCGAAGGGCAGGAGGAGCCAGATGAGCACCAGGTTGCTACAGTCACACTGGAAGTACTGCTGCTTCGGACAGAGCTCAGCCTGCTATTGCAG AATACTCATCCAAGACAGCAGGCACTGGAGCAGCTGTTGGAAGACAAGGTTGAAGATGAT ATGCTGCAGCTTTCAGAATTTGACCCCCTATTGAGAGAGATTGCTCCTGGCCCCCTCACCACACCCTCTGTCCCAG GCTCCACTCCTGGTCCCTGCTTCCTCTGTGGTTCTGCCCCAGGCACACTGCACTGCCCATCCTGTAAACAGGCCCTGTGTCCAGCCTGTGACCACCTGTTCCATGGACACCCATCCCGTGCTCATCACCTCCGCCAGACCCTGCCTGGGGTCCTGCAGGGTACCCACCTGAGCCCCAG TTTACCTGCCTCAGCCCAACCACGGCCCCAGTCGACCTCCCTGCTGGCCCTGGGAGACAGCTCTCTTTCTTCCCCTAATCCTGCAAGTGCTCGTTTGCCTTGGCACTGTGCTGCCTGTGCCATGCTAAATGAGCCTTGGGCAGTGCTCTGTGTGGCCTGTGATCGGCCCCGAGGCTGTAAGGGGTTGGGGTTGGGAACTGAGGGTCCCCAAGGAACTGGAGGCCTAGAACCTGATCTTGCACGGGGTCGGTGGGCCTGCCAGAGCTGTACCTTTGAGAATGAGGCAGCTGCTGTGCTCTGTTCCATATGTGAGCGACCTCGGCTGGCCCAGCCTCCCAGCTTGGTGGTGGATTCCCGAGATGCTGGCATTTGCCTGCAACCCCTTCAG CAGGGGGATGCTTTGCTGGCCTCTGCCCAGAGTCAAGTCTGGTACTGTATTCACTGTACCTTCTGCAACTCGAGCCCTGGCTGGGTGTGTGTTATGTGCAACCGGACTAGTAGCCCCATTCCAGTACAACATGCCCCCCGGCCCTATGCCAGCTCTTTGGAAAAGGGACCCCCCAAGCCTGGGCCCCCACGACGCCTTAGTGCCCCCCTGCCCAGTTCCTGTGGAGATCCTGAGAAGCAGCGCCAAGACAAGATGCGGGAGGAAGGCCTCCAGCTAGTGAGCATGATCCAG GAAGGGGAAGCCGCAGGTGCCTGTCCAGAGGAGATCTTCTCAGCTCTGCAGTACTCGGGCACTGAGGTGCCTCTGCAGTGGTTGCGCTCAGAACTGCCCTACGTGCTGGAGATGGTGGCAGAGCTGGCTGGACAGCAGGACCCTGGGCTGGGTGCCTTTTCCTGTCAGGAGGCCCGGAGAGCCTGGCTGGATCGTCATGGCAACCTTGATGAAGCTGTGGAGGAGTGTGTGAGGACCAGGCGAAGGAAG GTGCAGGAGCTCCAGTCTCTAGGCTTTGGGCCTGAGGAGGGGTCTCTCCAGGCATTGTTCCAGCACGGAGGTGATGTGTCACGGGCCCTGACTGAGCTACAGCGCCAACGCCTAGAGCCCTTCCGCCAGCGCCTCTGGGACAGTGGCCCTGAGCCCACCCCTTCCTGGGATGGGCCGGACAAGCAG AGCCTGGTCAGGCGGCTTTTGGCAGTCTACGCACTCCCCAGCTGGGGCCGGGCAGAGCTGGCACTGTCACTGCTGCAGGAGACACCCAGGAACTATGAGTTGGGGGATGTGGTAGAAGCTGTGAGGCACAGCCAGGACCGGGCCTTCCTGCGCCGCTTGCTTGCCCAGGAGTGTGCCGTGTGTGGCTGGGCCCTGCCCCACAACCGG ATGCAGTCCCTGACTTCCTGTGAGTGCACCATCTGTCCTGACTGCTTCCGCCAGCACTTCACCATCGCCTTGAAGGAGAAGCACATCACAGACATGGTGTGCCCTGCCTGTGGCCGCCCCGACCTCACCGATGACACACAGTTGCTCAGCTACTTCTCTACCCTTGACATCCAG CTTCGAGAGAGCCTAGAGCCAGATGCCTATGCATTGTTCCATAAGAAGCTGACCGAGGGTGTGCTGATGCGGGACCCCAAGTTCTTGTGGTGTGCCCAG TGCTCCTTTGGCTTCATATATGAGCGTGAGCAGCTGGAGGCAACTTGTCCCCAGTGTCACCAGACCTTCTGTGTGCGCTGCAAGCGCCAG TGGGAGGAGCAGCACCGAGGTCGGAGCTGTGAGGACTTCCAGAACTGGAAACGCATGAACGACCCAGAATACCAGGCCCAAGGCCTAGCAATGTATCTTCAGGAAAACGGCATTG ACTGCCCCAAATGCAAGTTCTCGTACGCCCTGGCCCGAGGAGGCTGCATGCACTTTCACTGTACCCAGTGCCGCCACCAGTTCTGCAGCGGCTGCTACAATGCCTTTTACGCCAAGAAT AAATGTCCAGAGCCTAACTGCAGGGTGAAAAAGTCCCTGCACGGCCACCACCCTCGAGACTGCCTCTTCTACCTGCGGGACTGGACTGCTCTCCGGCTTCAGAAGCTGCTACAG GACAATAACGTCATGTTTAATACAGAGCCTCCAGCTGGGGCCCGGGCAGTCCCTGGAG GCGGCTGCCGAGTGATGGAGCAGAAGGAGGTTCCCAATGGGCTCAGGGACGAAGCTTGTGGCAAGGAAACTCCAGCTGGCTATGCTGGCCTGTGCCA GGCACACTACAAAGAGTATCTTGTGAGCCTCATCAATGCCCACTCGCTGGACCCAGCCACCTTGTATGAGGTGGAAGAGCTGGAGACGGCCACTGAGCGCTACCTGCACGTACGCCCCCAGCCTTTGGCTGGAGAGGATCCCCCTGCTTACCAGGCCCGCTTGTTACAG AAGCTGACAGAAGAGGTACCCTTGGGACAGAGTATCCCCCGCAGGCGGAAGTAG
- the PSME2 gene encoding proteasome activator complex subunit 2 encodes MAKPCGVRLSGEARKQVEVFRQNLFQEAEEFLYRFLPQKIIYLNQLLQEDSLNVADLTSLRAPLDIPIPDPPPKDDEMETDKQEKKEVPKCGFLPGNEKVLSLLALVKPEVWTLKEKCILVITWIQHLIPKIEDGNDFGVAIQEKVLERVNAVKTKVEAFQTTISKYFSERGDAVAKASKETHVMDYRALVHERDEAAYGELRAMVLDLRAFYAELYHIISSNLEKIVNPKGEEKPSMY; translated from the exons ATGGCCAAGCCGTGTGGGGTGCGCCTGAGCGGGGAAGCCCGCAAACAG GTGGAGGTCTTCAGGCAGAATCTTTTCCAGGAG GCTGAGGAATTCCTCTACAGATTCTTGCCACAGAAAATCATATACCTGAATCAGCTCTTGCAA GAGGACTCCCTCAATGTGGCTGACTTGACTTCCCTCCGGGCCCCACTGGACATCCCCATCCCAGACCCTCCACCCAAGGATGATGAG ATGGAAACAGATAagcaggagaagaaagaag TCCCTAAGTGTGGATTTCTCCCTGGGAATGAGAAAGTCCTGTCCCTGCTTGCCCTGGTTAAGCCAGAAGTCTGGACTCTCAAAGAGAAATGCATTCTG GTGATTACATGGATCCAACACCTGATCCCCAAGATTGAAGATGGAAATGATTTTGGGGTAGCAATCCAG GAGAAGGTGCTGGAGAGGGTGAATGCCGTCAAGACCAAAGTGGAAGCTTTCCAGACAACCATTTCCAA GTACTTCTCAGAACGTGGGGATGCTGTGGCCAAGGCCTCCAAGGAGACTCATGTA ATGGATTACCGGGCCTTGGTGCATGAGCGAGATGAGGCAGCCTATGGGGAGCTCAGGGCCATGGTGCTGGACCTGAGGGCCTTCTAT GCTGAGCTTTATCATATCATCAGCAGCAACCTGGAGAAAATTGTCAACCCAAAGGGTGAAGAAAAGCCATCTATGTACTGA
- the EMC9 gene encoding ER membrane protein complex subunit 9 isoform X1 encodes MGEVEISALAYVKMCLHAARYPHAAVNGLFLAPAPRSGECLCLTDCVPLFHSHLALSVMLEVALNQVDVWGAQAGLVVAGYYHANAAVNDQSPGPLALKIAGRIAEFFPDAVLIMLDNQKLVPQPRVPPVIVLENQGLRWVPKDKNLVMWRDWEESRQMVGALLEDRAHQHLVDFDCHLDDIRQDWTNQRLNTQITQWVGPTNGNGNA; translated from the exons ATGGGGGAAGTGGAGATCTCGGCCCTGGCCTACGTGAAGATGTGCCTGCATGCTGCCCGGTACCCACACGCCGCAGTCAACGGGCTGTTTCTGGCGCCAGCGCCGCGGTCTGGAGAATGCCTGTGCCTCACCGACTGTGTGCCCCTCTTCCACAGCCACCTGGCCCTGTCCGTCATGTTGGAGGTCGCCCTCAACCAG GTGGATGTGTGGGGAGCACAGGCCGGTCTGGTGGTGGCTGGTTACTACCATGCCAATGCAGCTGTGAACGATCAGAG CCCTGGGCCCCTGGCCTTGAAAATTGCTGGGCGAATTGCAGAATTCTTCCCTGATGCAGTACTTATTATG TTGGATAATCAGAAActggtgcctcagcctcgtgTGCCCCCGGTCATCGTCCTGGAGAACCAAGGTCTCCGCTGGGTCCCTAAGGATAAGAACTT AGTGATGTGGAGGGACTGGGAAGAGTCACGGCAGATGGTGGGAGCTCTACTGGAAGATCGGGCCCACCAGCACCTTGTGGACTTTGACTGCCACCTTGATGACATCCGGCAGGACTGGACCAACCAGCGGCTCAACACTCAAATCACCCAGTGGGTTGGTCCCactaatggaaatggaaatgccTGA
- the EMC9 gene encoding ER membrane protein complex subunit 9 isoform X2 — MGFAHSWLLTPLIFPLHSPGPLALKIAGRIAEFFPDAVLIMLDNQKLVPQPRVPPVIVLENQGLRWVPKDKNLVMWRDWEESRQMVGALLEDRAHQHLVDFDCHLDDIRQDWTNQRLNTQITQWVGPTNGNGNA, encoded by the exons ATGGGTTTTGCCCACAGTTGGCTCCTCACTCCTCTGATCTTCCCTCTACACAGCCCTGGGCCCCTGGCCTTGAAAATTGCTGGGCGAATTGCAGAATTCTTCCCTGATGCAGTACTTATTATG TTGGATAATCAGAAActggtgcctcagcctcgtgTGCCCCCGGTCATCGTCCTGGAGAACCAAGGTCTCCGCTGGGTCCCTAAGGATAAGAACTT AGTGATGTGGAGGGACTGGGAAGAGTCACGGCAGATGGTGGGAGCTCTACTGGAAGATCGGGCCCACCAGCACCTTGTGGACTTTGACTGCCACCTTGATGACATCCGGCAGGACTGGACCAACCAGCGGCTCAACACTCAAATCACCCAGTGGGTTGGTCCCactaatggaaatggaaatgccTGA
- the PSME1 gene encoding proteasome activator complex subunit 1 isoform X2, whose translation MAMLRVQPEAQAKVDVFREDLCTKTENLLGSYFPKKISELDAFLKEPALNEANLSNLKAPLDIPVPDPVKEKEKEERKKQQEKEDKDEKKKGEDEDKGPPCGPVNCNEKIVVLLQRLKPEIKDVIEQLNLVTTWLQLQIPRIEDGNNFGVAVQEKVFELMTSLHTKLEGFHTQISKYFSERGDAVTKAAKQPHVGDYRQLVHELDEAEYRDIRLMVMEIRNAYAVLYDIILKNFEKLKKPRGETKGMIY comes from the exons ATGGCCATGCTCAGGGTCCAGCCCGAGGCCCAAGCCAAG GTGGATGTGTTTCGTGAAGACCTCTGTACCAAG ACAGAGAACCTGCTCGGGAGCTATTTCCCCAAGAAGATTTCTGAGCTGGATGCATTTTTAAAG GAGCCAGCTCTCAATGAAGCCAACTTGAGCAATCTGAAGGCCCCGTTGGACATCCCAGTGCCTGATCcagtgaaggagaaagagaaagaggagcgGAAGAAACAGCAGGAG AAGGAAGACAAGGATGAAAAGAAGAAGGGGGAAGATGAAGACAAAG GTCCTCCCTGTGGCCCAGTGAACTGCAATGAAAAGATCGTGGTCCTTCTGCAGCGCTTGAAGCCTGAGATCAAGGATGTCATTGAGCAGCTCAACCTG GTCACCACCTGGTTGCAGCTGCAGATACCTCGGATTGAGGATGGTAACAATTTTGGAGTGGCTGTCCAG GAGAAGGTGTTTGAGCTGATGACCAGCCTCCACACCAAGCTAGAAGGCTTCCACACTCAAATCTCTAA GTATTTCTCTGAGCGTGGTGATGCAGTGACTAAAGCAGCCAAGCAGCCCCATGTG GGTGATTATCGGCAGCTGGTGCACGAGCTGGATGAGGCAGAGTACCGGGACATCCGGCTGATGGTCATGGAGATCCGCAATGCTTAT GCTGTGTTATATGACATCATCCTGAAGAACTTCGAGAAGCTCAAGAAGCCCAGGGGAGAAACAAAGGGAATGATCTATTGA
- the PSME1 gene encoding proteasome activator complex subunit 1 isoform X3, with translation MAMLRVQPEAQAKVDVFREDLCTKEPALNEANLSNLKAPLDIPVPDPVKEKEKEERKKQQEKEDKDEKKKGEDEDKGPPCGPVNCNEKIVVLLQRLKPEIKDVIEQLNLVTTWLQLQIPRIEDGNNFGVAVQEKVFELMTSLHTKLEGFHTQISKYFSERGDAVTKAAKQPHVGDYRQLVHELDEAEYRDIRLMVMEIRNAYAVLYDIILKNFEKLKKPRGETKGMIY, from the exons ATGGCCATGCTCAGGGTCCAGCCCGAGGCCCAAGCCAAG GTGGATGTGTTTCGTGAAGACCTCTGTACCAAG GAGCCAGCTCTCAATGAAGCCAACTTGAGCAATCTGAAGGCCCCGTTGGACATCCCAGTGCCTGATCcagtgaaggagaaagagaaagaggagcgGAAGAAACAGCAGGAG AAGGAAGACAAGGATGAAAAGAAGAAGGGGGAAGATGAAGACAAAG GTCCTCCCTGTGGCCCAGTGAACTGCAATGAAAAGATCGTGGTCCTTCTGCAGCGCTTGAAGCCTGAGATCAAGGATGTCATTGAGCAGCTCAACCTG GTCACCACCTGGTTGCAGCTGCAGATACCTCGGATTGAGGATGGTAACAATTTTGGAGTGGCTGTCCAG GAGAAGGTGTTTGAGCTGATGACCAGCCTCCACACCAAGCTAGAAGGCTTCCACACTCAAATCTCTAA GTATTTCTCTGAGCGTGGTGATGCAGTGACTAAAGCAGCCAAGCAGCCCCATGTG GGTGATTATCGGCAGCTGGTGCACGAGCTGGATGAGGCAGAGTACCGGGACATCCGGCTGATGGTCATGGAGATCCGCAATGCTTAT GCTGTGTTATATGACATCATCCTGAAGAACTTCGAGAAGCTCAAGAAGCCCAGGGGAGAAACAAAGGGAATGATCTATTGA
- the PSME1 gene encoding proteasome activator complex subunit 1 isoform X1 translates to MAMLRVQPEAQAKVDVFREDLCTKTENLLGSYFPKKISELDAFLKEPALNEANLSNLKAPLDIPVPDPVKEKEKEERKKQQEKEDKDEKKKGEDEDKGPPCGPVNCNEKIVVLLQRLKPEIKDVIEQLNLVTTWLQLQIPRIEDGNNFGVAVQEKVFELMTSLHTKLEGFHTQISKYFSERGDAVTKAAKQPHVGDYRQLVHELDEAEYRDIRLMVMEIRNAYVRRRGQGRGGQRQLSQATHSLTLQARG, encoded by the exons ATGGCCATGCTCAGGGTCCAGCCCGAGGCCCAAGCCAAG GTGGATGTGTTTCGTGAAGACCTCTGTACCAAG ACAGAGAACCTGCTCGGGAGCTATTTCCCCAAGAAGATTTCTGAGCTGGATGCATTTTTAAAG GAGCCAGCTCTCAATGAAGCCAACTTGAGCAATCTGAAGGCCCCGTTGGACATCCCAGTGCCTGATCcagtgaaggagaaagagaaagaggagcgGAAGAAACAGCAGGAG AAGGAAGACAAGGATGAAAAGAAGAAGGGGGAAGATGAAGACAAAG GTCCTCCCTGTGGCCCAGTGAACTGCAATGAAAAGATCGTGGTCCTTCTGCAGCGCTTGAAGCCTGAGATCAAGGATGTCATTGAGCAGCTCAACCTG GTCACCACCTGGTTGCAGCTGCAGATACCTCGGATTGAGGATGGTAACAATTTTGGAGTGGCTGTCCAG GAGAAGGTGTTTGAGCTGATGACCAGCCTCCACACCAAGCTAGAAGGCTTCCACACTCAAATCTCTAA GTATTTCTCTGAGCGTGGTGATGCAGTGACTAAAGCAGCCAAGCAGCCCCATGTG GGTGATTATCGGCAGCTGGTGCACGAGCTGGATGAGGCAGAGTACCGGGACATCCGGCTGATGGTCATGGAGATCCGCAATGCTTATGTGAGGAGgcgagggcagggcaggggtgggcaGAGGCAGCTTTCCCAGGCCACCCACTCCCTGACCCTGCAGGCTAGGGGTTAA